A portion of the Bacillus thuringiensis genome contains these proteins:
- a CDS encoding cytochrome aa3 quinol oxidase subunit II: MQLKKAFWKLASLLPLSLLLFLGGCDKKLAVLNPQGPVAKAQYDLIVWSFLLMSLIIAIVFILFTVILIRYREKPENMDYEPPEQHGNTLLEIIWTLVPVIIVIALSIPTVKATYASEEVPKESKHIKPVEIYVTSANWKWLFSYPEEKIETVNYLNIPAGVPIQFKLTSVGPMNAFWVPELGGMKYTMDGMIMDLYLQADKPGSYLGRSANFSGEGFTHMEFEVEAKTKEKYDKWVKEVQQTADKLTEQKYNEIIKPGVVGRMTFSSHHLSYVDPKSLEYCDYNYYKNKK; the protein is encoded by the coding sequence GTGCAACTAAAGAAAGCGTTTTGGAAGTTGGCTTCGCTTCTTCCGTTATCATTACTTCTGTTCCTCGGTGGCTGTGATAAAAAACTCGCAGTATTAAATCCGCAAGGACCTGTTGCAAAAGCACAGTATGATTTAATTGTTTGGTCATTCTTGCTTATGTCATTAATTATCGCAATTGTATTCATTCTGTTTACAGTCATCTTGATTCGTTATCGTGAAAAACCAGAGAATATGGACTATGAGCCACCTGAACAACACGGTAACACATTACTAGAAATTATTTGGACGCTTGTTCCTGTTATTATCGTTATCGCATTATCGATTCCAACAGTAAAAGCAACTTATGCTTCGGAAGAGGTTCCGAAAGAGTCCAAACATATTAAACCAGTTGAAATTTATGTTACATCTGCAAACTGGAAATGGTTATTCAGTTACCCAGAGGAAAAAATTGAAACCGTTAACTATTTAAACATCCCAGCTGGTGTACCAATTCAATTCAAACTGACTTCTGTCGGCCCAATGAATGCTTTCTGGGTACCAGAACTTGGTGGTATGAAGTACACAATGGATGGCATGATTATGGATCTTTATTTACAAGCTGATAAGCCAGGTTCTTACCTAGGTCGTAGTGCGAACTTCTCTGGTGAAGGATTCACTCACATGGAGTTCGAAGTTGAAGCGAAAACTAAAGAGAAATATGACAAGTGGGTTAAAGAAGTACAACAAACCGCTGATAAGTTAACAGAACAGAAATACAACGAAATTATTAAACCTGGTGTAGTTGGACGCATGACGTTCTCTAGTCACCACTTAAGTTATGTAGATCCAAAATCACTTGAATATTGTGATTACAACTACTACAAAAACAAAAAATAA
- a CDS encoding C39 family peptidase, which translates to MKKLKYLFVFGIILAAAFFIGKDKIMQKAQVLRLEFLSEMKEAAMIEDVPFIKQLPELPRGCEVTSLAMLLQYKGVQVDKMQLASEIHRVPFEQNGVRGNPYEGFVGNIYTKAEPGYGVYNQPIFNLAEKYVPEKVINLTGRDMQDIYKVISSGSPVWVIINTTFKPLAESSFETWNTSSGEVKITYYEHSAVVIGYDQNFVYVNDPLKNNPRLAVPRAEFEKAWEQMGKQAITIL; encoded by the coding sequence ATGAAAAAGTTAAAATATCTTTTTGTTTTTGGGATTATACTTGCTGCTGCATTTTTTATAGGAAAAGATAAAATCATGCAAAAGGCGCAAGTTCTACGCTTAGAGTTTCTATCTGAAATGAAAGAAGCAGCTATGATTGAAGATGTTCCGTTTATTAAACAATTACCAGAATTACCTCGAGGATGTGAAGTGACAAGTTTAGCTATGTTGCTGCAATATAAAGGTGTACAAGTAGATAAGATGCAACTTGCTAGCGAAATTCATCGCGTTCCATTTGAACAAAATGGCGTACGGGGAAATCCTTACGAAGGGTTTGTTGGAAATATTTACACAAAGGCAGAGCCTGGATATGGTGTATATAATCAACCGATTTTTAATTTAGCAGAAAAATATGTTCCTGAAAAAGTAATTAATTTAACAGGTAGAGACATGCAAGATATATATAAAGTAATTAGTTCTGGTTCACCGGTATGGGTCATTATCAATACGACGTTTAAGCCGCTAGCTGAAAGTAGTTTTGAAACATGGAATACGAGTTCGGGCGAAGTGAAAATTACATATTATGAGCATAGTGCAGTAGTAATTGGATATGATCAAAACTTTGTATATGTAAATGATCCTCTTAAAAATAATCCGCGTTTGGCTGTTCCACGAGCAGAATTTGAGAAAGCTTGGGAGCAAATGGGAAAACAAGCAATTACTATTTTATGA
- a CDS encoding helix-turn-helix transcriptional regulator, with amino-acid sequence MAVSKIKVARVQLDLTQQKLAEKVGVTRQTISLIEKGKYNPSLDLCLKICYAVDKTLNDLFWEEKE; translated from the coding sequence ATGGCTGTAAGTAAAATAAAAGTCGCGCGTGTTCAGTTAGATTTAACACAGCAAAAATTAGCAGAAAAAGTAGGCGTTACAAGGCAAACGATTAGTTTAATTGAGAAGGGGAAATACAACCCATCTTTAGATTTATGTTTGAAAATTTGTTATGCAGTAGATAAAACGTTGAATGATTTGTTTTGGGAGGAAAAGGAGTGA
- a CDS encoding monovalent cation:proton antiporter family protein, with amino-acid sequence MEHHTSVLSLMVVVAIAFFVPLLLQRFKLKALPVVVAEIIAGIFVGKSGFNIIEPDIWLQVLSTLGFIFLMFLSGLEIDFSIFKQKGKKNTTNEPNTFQAASIIFLFIFILSYALSLLFVWLGFVDNAMFMTLIISTISLGVVVPTLKENNLGKTAIGQIILLVAVIADLVTMILLAVFVGLNSESGQSMWLLLLLFGAGIVIYFIAKRFKNIPYLDSLKAGSVQIDTRAVFALILILVGLSESVGAENILGAFLAGVLVSLLSPNEDMVEKLDSIGYGFFIPIFFVMVGVNLEVWSIFKEPSSMLMIPILIVGLFISKLLPSLVLRKWYPRNIVLGSAILLTSTLSLVIAAAQIGEKLGIISPSLSASLILSAVITCIFAPVLFKKMFPKVETPKPKVAIIGASRITLPLSLDLKREDYDVTLYMMRQNKINDEEAKSHDFPIVKLDDITIASLTEQTAFDADRVVVATSDDEQNLLLAEHAKELGVEHVIASVEDPLLQEKATQEHIAVFSTINSTRILLRALIDKPSLVRLITTANETVREVELRSNKYNGVALRRLPFLGDVLVIQIYRGNKALIPHGDTRLQHGDTLLVTGSKEHIDTLKNILE; translated from the coding sequence ATGGAACATCATACTTCTGTTCTATCACTTATGGTTGTCGTTGCAATCGCGTTTTTCGTTCCCCTTTTGTTACAACGCTTTAAATTAAAAGCACTTCCTGTTGTCGTTGCAGAAATTATCGCAGGAATCTTTGTAGGTAAAAGTGGGTTTAATATTATTGAGCCAGATATATGGCTTCAAGTTTTATCAACATTAGGATTTATCTTCCTCATGTTCTTAAGCGGTTTAGAAATTGACTTTTCTATCTTTAAACAAAAAGGGAAAAAAAATACGACAAACGAACCAAATACATTTCAAGCAGCAAGCATTATCTTCTTATTTATTTTCATCTTATCTTATGCCTTATCATTACTATTCGTATGGCTAGGATTTGTAGATAATGCAATGTTCATGACTTTAATTATTTCAACTATTTCTTTAGGGGTTGTTGTACCAACATTAAAAGAAAACAACCTAGGAAAAACTGCGATCGGACAAATCATTTTATTAGTTGCTGTTATTGCAGACTTAGTTACAATGATTTTACTCGCTGTTTTCGTCGGATTAAATTCCGAAAGCGGCCAAAGTATGTGGCTCTTACTTCTTCTATTCGGTGCCGGTATTGTCATTTACTTTATTGCAAAACGCTTTAAAAACATTCCATACTTAGATAGTTTAAAAGCTGGTAGTGTACAAATTGATACACGGGCTGTTTTTGCACTCATTTTAATCTTAGTTGGGTTATCGGAATCTGTTGGAGCAGAAAATATTTTAGGTGCCTTCTTAGCAGGTGTACTTGTATCGTTATTATCACCCAATGAAGATATGGTGGAAAAACTTGATTCCATCGGCTATGGTTTCTTCATCCCTATTTTCTTCGTAATGGTTGGTGTAAATCTAGAGGTATGGTCTATTTTTAAAGAGCCTTCTAGCATGCTAATGATCCCAATCTTAATTGTAGGACTCTTTATTTCAAAACTCTTACCATCACTCGTCTTACGAAAATGGTATCCACGTAATATCGTACTTGGAAGTGCAATCTTATTAACATCGACACTTTCTTTAGTTATTGCGGCTGCACAAATTGGTGAAAAACTAGGGATCATCAGTCCAAGTTTATCTGCCTCTCTTATTTTAAGCGCAGTTATTACTTGTATTTTTGCACCTGTATTGTTTAAAAAAATGTTCCCAAAAGTAGAAACACCAAAACCAAAAGTAGCTATTATTGGCGCGAGCAGAATTACCCTTCCGTTATCACTAGATTTAAAACGAGAAGATTATGACGTAACGCTATATATGATGCGTCAAAACAAAATAAATGATGAGGAAGCGAAATCGCATGACTTCCCTATCGTGAAATTAGATGACATCACAATCGCATCATTAACTGAACAAACAGCATTTGATGCAGATCGCGTCGTTGTTGCAACAAGCGATGATGAACAAAACTTATTATTAGCAGAACATGCAAAAGAGCTAGGTGTTGAACATGTTATTGCAAGTGTAGAAGATCCACTTCTACAAGAAAAAGCAACGCAAGAACATATCGCTGTATTCTCAACAATTAACTCTACACGTATTTTATTACGTGCACTTATTGATAAACCTAGTCTCGTTCGCTTAATTACAACTGCAAACGAAACAGTACGCGAAGTTGAACTACGCAGCAATAAATATAACGGCGTTGCACTTCGCCGCCTTCCGTTTTTAGGTGATGTACTTGTGATTCAAATCTACCGCGGTAATAAAGCATTAATACCACATGGTGATACAAGACTACAACACGGTGATACATTACTTGTAACAGGTTCAAAAGAGCATATCGATACACTAAAAAACATATTAGAGTAA
- a CDS encoding DUF4022 family protein, which produces MLLSHIMRMDYIMSIVTLALLLLAEVLVAIILIGVSIEICSYGWKKSNGVKYSCLFLSLLLGTASILGLLAAPAYFFIQLIEKGL; this is translated from the coding sequence ATGTTACTATCACATATTATGAGGATGGATTACATTATGTCTATTGTAACTTTAGCTCTCTTATTATTAGCGGAAGTACTCGTCGCCATTATTCTCATCGGTGTTAGCATTGAAATTTGCAGCTATGGTTGGAAAAAATCAAATGGAGTTAAATACTCATGCCTTTTTCTTTCACTCCTTCTCGGAACCGCTAGTATACTCGGTCTTCTCGCTGCACCTGCATACTTCTTTATACAACTTATAGAAAAAGGTTTATAA
- the qoxC gene encoding cytochrome aa3 quinol oxidase subunit III — protein MAALDKSLPLEYQSEQSRLNILGFWIFLGAEIMLFATLFASYLVLAGRTADGPTPAQLFELKTLLIQTLLLLTSSFTCGIVIHEMRKHNQKAMLGWFILTLLLGAGFLFFEIEEFIMYIGEGATIQTSAFLSAFFVLLGTHGAHVTGGIIWATCVIIQILKRGLTPVTARKVFIISLYWHFLDLVWVFIYTLVYLNGMVA, from the coding sequence ATGGCGGCTTTAGATAAAAGCTTACCTTTGGAATATCAATCCGAACAAAGCAGATTGAATATCCTAGGATTCTGGATTTTTCTTGGGGCTGAAATTATGCTGTTCGCAACACTTTTCGCCTCTTATCTAGTCCTTGCTGGTCGTACGGCAGATGGCCCAACTCCAGCGCAACTGTTTGAACTTAAAACGCTTTTAATTCAAACATTACTACTTTTAACAAGTAGTTTCACATGTGGTATCGTAATTCACGAAATGCGTAAGCACAATCAAAAAGCAATGCTTGGATGGTTCATCCTTACATTACTTTTAGGTGCAGGTTTCCTATTCTTTGAAATCGAAGAGTTCATTATGTACATCGGTGAAGGCGCAACAATTCAAACAAGTGCTTTCCTATCTGCATTCTTCGTTCTTCTTGGAACGCACGGAGCCCACGTAACAGGCGGTATCATTTGGGCAACTTGTGTTATTATCCAAATTTTAAAACGAGGTTTAACACCAGTTACAGCTCGTAAAGTATTCATTATCAGCTTATACTGGCATTTCCTTGATCTAGTTTGGGTCTTTATTTACACACTAGTTTACTTGAACGGGATGGTGGCGTAA
- a CDS encoding NCS2 family permease, producing the protein MFQLQKYNTSVKQEFLAGITTFFTFAYILVINPKILSDAGIPFDQAFTATIIATVVGTVGMAIFANYPIVIAPAMGMNAYFAYSVVQKAEGITYVVAFSAVFVTGIIFLLLSFTSFRQKLILAIPDSLKHAIAGGIGLFIAFIGLRLSGIIVDHPSNLVTIGDFHSPAVILTLIGLILAAVLMALRVSGALFISMIVTGVIAFFTGQLKFADKIVAMPHLPEGIIVSNPINAFSDVIEYGLYGVVFSFLLVLLFDTTGALLGLIKQAGLITDNTEKRFGKAFIADAIGGTTGSIFGTSPTAATIESSAGIAAGGKTGLTGIVVVGLTIITAFFSPVIASLSSVAAITAPSLIIVGSLMAQSIRDINWNEFEDALPAFLIFIGIPLTSSIANGIAIGFLVYPVLKIVKGKGKEVHPLLYLFTILFGCHLFL; encoded by the coding sequence ATGTTTCAATTACAAAAATATAACACTTCTGTGAAGCAAGAGTTTTTAGCTGGCATCACAACTTTTTTTACATTTGCGTATATTCTTGTCATCAATCCAAAAATATTATCTGATGCAGGTATACCATTTGACCAAGCGTTTACAGCAACAATTATTGCAACCGTTGTTGGAACAGTAGGTATGGCGATTTTCGCGAATTACCCGATTGTTATTGCTCCAGCTATGGGAATGAATGCATATTTTGCTTATTCTGTTGTACAGAAGGCAGAAGGGATTACATATGTAGTTGCCTTTTCAGCTGTATTTGTAACGGGGATTATTTTTCTTTTATTATCTTTTACTTCGTTTAGGCAAAAGTTAATTTTAGCAATTCCTGATAGTTTAAAGCATGCAATTGCAGGTGGAATTGGACTATTTATTGCTTTTATTGGATTGCGCCTTTCTGGAATTATCGTGGATCATCCGTCTAATTTAGTTACGATTGGTGATTTTCATTCTCCAGCCGTTATTTTAACTTTAATTGGTTTAATATTAGCGGCGGTATTAATGGCATTACGTGTGAGTGGTGCATTATTTATTAGTATGATTGTGACAGGAGTTATCGCCTTCTTTACAGGGCAATTGAAGTTTGCTGATAAAATTGTGGCGATGCCTCATTTGCCAGAGGGTATTATCGTTTCAAACCCAATCAATGCATTTTCAGATGTAATTGAATACGGATTATATGGTGTTGTATTTTCATTTTTACTTGTACTTTTATTCGATACAACAGGTGCATTACTTGGTTTAATTAAACAAGCAGGTTTAATTACAGACAATACAGAGAAGCGTTTTGGTAAAGCGTTTATTGCAGATGCAATTGGCGGGACTACAGGTTCTATCTTTGGAACAAGCCCAACAGCAGCGACGATTGAATCGTCAGCAGGTATTGCTGCAGGTGGGAAAACTGGATTAACAGGGATTGTAGTTGTTGGTCTAACAATTATAACGGCATTTTTCAGTCCTGTTATTGCTTCTTTATCAAGTGTAGCTGCTATTACAGCTCCTTCATTAATTATAGTAGGTAGTTTAATGGCACAAAGCATTCGAGATATTAATTGGAATGAATTTGAAGATGCGTTACCAGCATTTTTGATTTTTATAGGTATTCCGTTAACATCTAGTATTGCAAATGGAATCGCAATTGGATTTTTAGTATATCCGGTTTTGAAAATTGTGAAGGGTAAAGGAAAGGAAGTACATCCATTACTATACTTATTTACAATTTTATTTGGATGTCATTTATTTTTATAA
- the qoxD gene encoding cytochrome aa3 quinol oxidase subunit IV, translating into MGQNNNQANGHAHSGFPWSHVFGFILSLALTFLALYVALYTTLPLSTVLTTIIIMAVAQALLQLIMFMHLKEGEGRVQILTMIYSFFVATATVGLTVWIFFSM; encoded by the coding sequence ATGGGTCAAAATAATAACCAAGCAAACGGGCATGCGCATAGCGGATTCCCTTGGTCACACGTTTTCGGATTTATTTTATCGCTTGCACTAACGTTCCTAGCGCTATACGTGGCACTTTACACAACATTGCCACTTTCAACAGTCTTAACAACTATTATCATAATGGCTGTTGCGCAAGCGTTATTACAATTAATTATGTTCATGCATTTAAAAGAAGGAGAAGGAAGAGTTCAAATTCTTACAATGATATACAGTTTCTTCGTTGCAACTGCAACAGTCGGTTTAACTGTATGGATCTTCTTCTCAATGTAA
- a CDS encoding GNAT family N-acetyltransferase encodes MITVQYIDASETHLLRQAVLRPNQSLANCKYSSDYEKDTFHLGAFINDELISIASFSKEIYPDLQNGIHYRLRGMATLPNFRNKRAGSSLIQKAEQILKERKANILWCNGRITVTDYYKRLDFQEHGEIFEIEPIGLHKVLYKKI; translated from the coding sequence ATGATCACTGTGCAGTATATTGATGCATCCGAGACACACTTATTACGCCAAGCGGTGTTGCGTCCTAATCAGTCCCTAGCAAACTGTAAATACTCTTCTGACTACGAAAAAGACACATTCCACTTAGGTGCCTTTATAAACGATGAGTTGATTAGCATTGCTTCCTTCTCAAAAGAAATATATCCTGATTTGCAAAATGGTATCCATTATAGACTAAGAGGAATGGCAACATTACCTAACTTTCGGAACAAAAGAGCTGGAAGCTCCTTAATTCAGAAGGCAGAACAAATTTTAAAAGAACGGAAAGCAAACATCCTATGGTGTAATGGCCGTATTACTGTAACTGACTATTACAAGCGATTAGACTTTCAGGAGCATGGTGAAATCTTTGAAATTGAACCGATTGGCCTTCATAAAGTACTGTATAAAAAAATATAA
- the qoxB gene encoding cytochrome aa3 quinol oxidase subunit I, whose protein sequence is MKLDEFFVTGDPIIYGADASIVLVTLAIIFVLTKYKKWKWLWDEWLTTVDHKKIGAMYIISAVIMLFRGGMDGLMIRAQLTFPETTYLNAEHYNGIFTTHGTVMILFMAMPFVMGLMNLVVPLQIGARDVAYPFLNALSFWLFFVGAMLFNIAFVIGGSPDAGWTSYFPMAGTEFTSGVGNNYYAIALQISGLGTLMTGINFLVTILKMRTPGMTLMRMPMFTWSILITTIIIIFAFPVLTVALALMTFDRLFDAHFFTMASGGMPMLWANLFWVWGHPEVYIVILPAFGIFSEIISTFSRKRLFGYSAMVYSMVAISLLSFVVWLHHFFTMGAGPAVNSFFSISTMAISIPTGVKIFNWLFTLYKGRIRFTVPMLWSLAFIPNFVVGGVTGVMLGMAAADYQYHNSYFLIAHFHYVLIAGTVFAMLAGFTFWYPKMTGHMLNERLGKWTFWIFMSGFNICFFPMYFLGLDGMTRRMYTYSESLGWGWLNQIASVGAVMMGIGFLLLCYNVIWSARHGERDTTGDPWDGRTLEWATQSPVQHYNFAKLPEIKEADAFWYMKKRGETVTPAAEDIKPIHMPSNSGVPIIASGFFGLAGFALVFSWFWLAAIGGIGILACLIYRSFDYDDGYYVSVDEIKETEHIA, encoded by the coding sequence GTGAAGCTTGATGAATTCTTTGTCACAGGTGACCCGATTATTTACGGTGCAGACGCTTCTATCGTTCTTGTGACATTAGCAATCATTTTCGTACTAACAAAGTATAAAAAATGGAAATGGCTTTGGGACGAATGGTTGACAACTGTTGACCATAAAAAAATCGGAGCCATGTATATTATTTCTGCGGTTATCATGTTATTCCGTGGTGGTATGGATGGTTTAATGATCCGTGCACAGTTAACATTCCCAGAAACAACTTATTTAAACGCTGAACACTATAACGGAATCTTTACAACACATGGTACAGTAATGATTCTTTTCATGGCAATGCCATTCGTTATGGGATTAATGAACCTTGTAGTACCATTACAAATTGGTGCTCGTGACGTTGCATATCCGTTCTTAAATGCTTTAAGTTTCTGGTTATTCTTTGTCGGAGCAATGTTATTCAACATCGCTTTCGTAATCGGTGGTTCTCCAGACGCTGGGTGGACTTCTTACTTCCCAATGGCAGGTACAGAGTTTACTTCAGGCGTAGGAAATAACTACTACGCAATTGCATTACAGATTTCAGGTCTCGGTACGCTAATGACCGGTATTAACTTCCTTGTTACTATCTTAAAAATGCGTACACCTGGTATGACTTTAATGAGAATGCCAATGTTTACTTGGTCAATCTTAATTACAACAATTATTATTATTTTCGCTTTCCCAGTATTAACAGTTGCTCTTGCATTAATGACATTTGACCGTCTATTCGATGCTCACTTCTTTACGATGGCGAGCGGCGGTATGCCGATGTTATGGGCCAACCTGTTCTGGGTATGGGGTCACCCTGAAGTATATATCGTTATTTTACCGGCATTCGGTATTTTCTCTGAAATCATTAGTACATTCTCACGTAAACGTCTATTCGGTTACAGTGCGATGGTATACTCAATGGTTGCAATTTCTTTACTAAGTTTCGTCGTATGGCTTCACCACTTCTTCACGATGGGTGCAGGTCCAGCGGTTAACTCATTCTTCTCGATTTCGACAATGGCGATTTCGATTCCAACCGGTGTTAAGATCTTTAACTGGTTGTTTACACTGTATAAAGGACGTATCCGTTTTACAGTTCCAATGCTTTGGTCATTGGCATTTATTCCAAACTTCGTAGTCGGTGGGGTTACAGGGGTTATGCTTGGAATGGCAGCAGCTGATTATCAATACCATAACAGCTACTTCCTAATTGCTCACTTCCACTACGTATTAATCGCAGGTACAGTATTCGCTATGCTTGCTGGATTCACATTCTGGTATCCAAAAATGACTGGTCATATGTTAAATGAACGCCTAGGTAAATGGACATTCTGGATCTTTATGAGCGGATTCAACATCTGTTTCTTCCCAATGTACTTCTTAGGTTTAGACGGTATGACTCGTCGTATGTACACTTACTCTGAAAGTCTTGGATGGGGATGGCTAAACCAAATCGCATCAGTTGGTGCGGTAATGATGGGTATCGGCTTCCTACTTCTTTGCTACAACGTAATTTGGAGTGCACGTCACGGTGAACGTGACACAACTGGAGATCCATGGGATGGCCGTACACTTGAATGGGCAACTCAATCTCCTGTACAACATTACAACTTCGCGAAACTTCCTGAAATCAAAGAAGCTGATGCTTTCTGGTACATGAAAAAACGCGGAGAAACAGTTACACCAGCTGCAGAAGATATCAAACCAATTCACATGCCAAGTAACTCTGGTGTGCCTATTATTGCGTCTGGATTCTTCGGTCTTGCAGGTTTCGCATTAGTATTTAGCTGGTTCTGGCTTGCAGCAATCGGTGGTATTGGTATTTTAGCTTGCTTAATCTATCGTTCATTCGATTATGACGATGGTTACTACGTAAGTGTTGATGAAATTAAAGAAACAGAACATATAGCATGA
- a CDS encoding amino acid permease, translating into MNQQIEQTDLKRTMKSRHLFMIALGGVIGTGLFMGSGQIVHNAGPGGAILAFLVGGFVMYLTMLCLGELSVAMPEAGSFQSYASKFISPGFGFVVGWMYWLNWAVTVGVELTTVSILMKRWFPDVSSWIWCVTFAAALFLVNALSAKAYAEAEFWFASVKVATIVIFIVLGGAVMFGLLDFNGKPAPMLHNFTENGGLFPNGALAVLLTMITVNYSFQGTELIGIASGESENPEKTIPKAIKNTIWRTLFFFVLAISVVVGLLPWQEANLVESPFVLVFDVAGVPYAADIMNFVIITAVLSVANSGLYANSRMLWAMAKQGMASPAFTKLTKKGVPLNALIFSLIFASLSLLTSVFAADTVFLVLTSIAAMAAVVVWMSIAASQFFFRRNFVKNGGDINDLKYRTPLYPLVPIVAFSLNFITFVSLAFIPDQRIALYCGIPFMIICYILYQVKYKKVVTLEQPRTVTREIN; encoded by the coding sequence ATGAATCAACAAATTGAACAAACAGATTTAAAACGAACAATGAAAAGTAGACACCTATTTATGATTGCACTCGGCGGCGTTATCGGAACCGGTCTATTTATGGGATCTGGTCAAATCGTCCATAATGCCGGACCTGGTGGTGCTATTCTTGCATTTTTAGTCGGTGGATTTGTTATGTATTTAACGATGTTATGTCTTGGTGAATTATCCGTTGCTATGCCAGAAGCAGGTTCATTCCAAAGCTATGCAAGCAAATTTATTTCACCTGGTTTTGGATTTGTTGTCGGTTGGATGTATTGGCTAAATTGGGCTGTTACGGTGGGAGTAGAGTTAACAACTGTAAGTATTTTAATGAAACGCTGGTTTCCAGACGTTTCTTCATGGATTTGGTGCGTTACATTTGCAGCAGCACTCTTCCTCGTAAACGCTTTATCAGCAAAAGCATATGCAGAAGCAGAGTTTTGGTTCGCAAGTGTAAAAGTCGCGACAATTGTTATTTTTATCGTACTTGGTGGCGCTGTTATGTTCGGTCTACTAGACTTTAATGGAAAGCCAGCTCCAATGCTTCATAATTTCACTGAAAATGGCGGGCTATTTCCAAACGGCGCATTAGCTGTTCTTCTTACGATGATTACAGTAAATTACTCTTTCCAAGGAACAGAATTAATCGGAATCGCTTCAGGAGAAAGTGAAAACCCTGAAAAAACAATTCCAAAAGCAATCAAAAACACAATTTGGCGAACTCTCTTCTTCTTCGTCTTAGCGATATCAGTTGTTGTAGGTTTACTCCCATGGCAAGAGGCTAATCTAGTCGAAAGTCCCTTTGTACTTGTTTTTGATGTAGCCGGTGTACCATATGCAGCAGACATTATGAACTTCGTTATTATTACAGCTGTATTATCCGTTGCTAACTCTGGTCTATACGCAAATTCTCGTATGCTTTGGGCGATGGCAAAACAAGGAATGGCAAGTCCAGCATTTACGAAATTAACTAAAAAAGGTGTACCGCTAAATGCACTAATTTTCAGCCTAATTTTCGCTAGCCTTTCTTTATTAACAAGTGTATTTGCGGCAGATACTGTCTTTCTAGTTTTAACATCTATTGCAGCAATGGCTGCTGTTGTCGTGTGGATGTCAATCGCCGCTTCACAGTTTTTCTTCCGTAGAAATTTCGTGAAAAATGGTGGCGACATAAATGATTTAAAATATCGTACACCGCTCTATCCGCTAGTTCCAATCGTAGCGTTCTCACTTAATTTCATTACATTTGTTAGTTTGGCTTTCATTCCAGATCAAAGAATTGCTCTTTATTGTGGCATTCCATTTATGATTATTTGTTACATTTTATACCAAGTTAAATATAAAAAAGTTGTCACACTTGAACAGCCACGAACTGTCACACGAGAAATAAACTAA